In Campylobacter sp. MG1, the genomic window TGATAGTAGATATATGGATATTAACGATTTTAAGCATAAAGATAAGGTTTTGCCACGCCCAAGTGAATTAATAAAAAAGCAAGGTTAAAAGCCTTGCAAAAGGTGTAAAAATGAGTGAAATAAAAATACCTCCTAGAAAAGGACTTCAAATTGTAAAAAAAAGTGTTGATAAAAAGGAAAATAAAATGCAATGTGAAAATACGCAAAACCCTCAAAGCGCAGAGCAAACCAACGAAAATTTACCATTACAAGGCAAAACCAAAATAAAAATCATTAGTTTTTTAGGTATGACAAATACTTATAAAGATGTAGAAGATTTTCAAATAAAAAGCAAAGAAGATATAAATACAAAAGGACTAAAACAACCAAAACAAGCACAATATATTCTAACAAGCGATTTTTATAAGGTTTTTGAAGTAGAAAAAGATACGATTAAGCTTGATATGTGGAGTGCTACGGAGTGTTTGCTTAAAGAATTTAATAACGATAATTTTGACTTTACACTATACGGCACAAAATTATCAAATAAAAAGCAAAGCCCAATTTATGGTGATAAAATTACCCCAAAAGAGTTTGACCAGAAAGAATATTCTAAATTTTTAGGGGATTTGATAAATGATTTAAAAAATGATTTTAGTTCAAATAAGTATAAAAAAATCATAATAGATATTACCCACGGCTTTAGAGATAATACGATTTTGGCTATTTTTGCAGGGCTTATTCAAGCTAATATTAATAAAGATTTTAAGATAAATTTCATCGTGGCAAAGGAGATAATCCAACAACAAGAATATGAATTTATAAGCCTTGATGAATATGTTGAAAATATGGTTATGTCAAATGTCTTAAGCACTTTTAAACAATGCTTAAAAGTGCCTGATTATAACCTTGATAATCCGCTTTATTTAGCTTTAAAAGGTTTTAGTGACGCGCTTTTTAAAAATCAAATTCAAGATATAAATAAAAATTTAAAAAATCTTTTTTATTACGAAAGAAATCCATTGCAAAGTCTTTTAAATTTGCAACCTTTGATAAATGAGATAATGCTTGAATTACAAGGCTTAAATAAAGTAAATATCAAGTCAGCAGGTAATGGTAAAATTAAGCCTAAAAGAGCTTTTTATTATGAATTAGCTGTGCTTTATAAAAAACACGATTATTTTTTAAATTGCGTTCAGTTTTTACTTGAATCTATATATTTACATATTTTTAATGAGTTTAAACAACAACTAGATAGGGCTGAATACGAATATTGTTATTCTGAATATAAAGCAATTAGAAATTTTTTACTTAGTTTTGAAGAAACTAAGCCAAATGTAAATCAAAATAATCACAGATATACTAAGTATAAAAACACTTTTCCTGATGATATAAAATTATTTAATTCTGTGATTAATTTAACTAAAAAAATAGCTGATTTAAGGAATAGAATGTCTCATTGTGATGCCTTTAGCGATGATTATGAAAACAATTATAAAACTAGAATAGAAGAATTTTTTAATTCTTATGATGAAATATTTAATAATTTAAATTTTAGTCAAGAATTAAAAGATAAATTGATTTTAGACATAAAGGCAAAAGTAAAATGATTGCTATGCATTTATTTTTTTCACACAAATTAAGCGATGAGCAAATAAATGACGCTAAAACTAGCCTAAAAATAGTAGAATTTAAAGCCTTGCCAAAGGATTTGCAAACTAAGTTTTCCAATGTCCCGCCAGAGCTTGATAACTTAGATGATTATGCAAGAGATTTTTATGAATACATCGATGAAAGCACCAAAAAAGGTGATTATGTGCTTATTAGTGGGGATTTTGGCTTGTGTTTTAAACTTATAAATTACGCTAAATCAAAAGCTTTAAAACCCATTTATTCCACTACAAAAAGAGAAGTTTTAAAAGATGAAAATGGTATAAAACAAAGCGTTTTTAAACATATAAGGTTTAGGGAATTTTAAAAAATTATATTTTATTATGAGTATTTTATAAGTCAATGAATTGTATAAAATAATTTATTGATTTATATAATATTTGTATTGTTTGGTATAAATTTTATTATTTTAATTACGATATAAGCTAGTAAAGCTCATAACATATTTAAAACCTTTTTGGCGGCTTTTACACCTTCATGCCATAATTTATGTCTTTTTAATACATATTTAGCATCAATTTTTCCACCAAACATAGCACCTAAAAGTGCTCTATTAGTCTCAAAAACAAAGGCAAATAAATGTATAAATATCCAAAAAATCATTAAAAACATTCCAATATTATGTAGTAATGCTACTAAAAATATAGAGTTTTCACTAATTGAAATTCCTGCTAAATTTTTATAAGTTTTAATAAGCCCTGTAATAATTAAAACAGCCATAATAATTACAAGTCCTAAATACGCAAGGCGTTGTTCTGGTAGGTATTTTTCGCAAGGTTCTTCT contains:
- a CDS encoding CRISPR-associated DxTHG motif protein → MSEIKIPPRKGLQIVKKSVDKKENKMQCENTQNPQSAEQTNENLPLQGKTKIKIISFLGMTNTYKDVEDFQIKSKEDINTKGLKQPKQAQYILTSDFYKVFEVEKDTIKLDMWSATECLLKEFNNDNFDFTLYGTKLSNKKQSPIYGDKITPKEFDQKEYSKFLGDLINDLKNDFSSNKYKKIIIDITHGFRDNTILAIFAGLIQANINKDFKINFIVAKEIIQQQEYEFISLDEYVENMVMSNVLSTFKQCLKVPDYNLDNPLYLALKGFSDALFKNQIQDINKNLKNLFYYERNPLQSLLNLQPLINEIMLELQGLNKVNIKSAGNGKIKPKRAFYYELAVLYKKHDYFLNCVQFLLESIYLHIFNEFKQQLDRAEYEYCYSEYKAIRNFLLSFEETKPNVNQNNHRYTKYKNTFPDDIKLFNSVINLTKKIADLRNRMSHCDAFSDDYENNYKTRIEEFFNSYDEIFNNLNFSQELKDKLILDIKAKVK
- the csx20 gene encoding CRISPR-associated protein Csx20 yields the protein MIAMHLFFSHKLSDEQINDAKTSLKIVEFKALPKDLQTKFSNVPPELDNLDDYARDFYEYIDESTKKGDYVLISGDFGLCFKLINYAKSKALKPIYSTTKREVLKDENGIKQSVFKHIRFREF